The following proteins are co-located in the Numida meleagris isolate 19003 breed g44 Domestic line chromosome 8, NumMel1.0, whole genome shotgun sequence genome:
- the KCNE5 gene encoding potassium voltage-gated channel subfamily E regulatory beta subunit 5, which translates to MNCSEARRLRALLGAVLRELRRGANASAAAAEPGAGGDASLYILLIMIFYGCLAGGLILAYTRSRKLESKHDPYHLYIERDWGRGGPGQAAEEGGPAEEQRPL; encoded by the coding sequence ATGAACTGCAGCGAGGCGCGGCGGCTGCGGGCGCTGCTGGGCGCTGTGCTGCGGGAGCTGCGCCGCGGAGCCAACGCCAGCGCGGCCGCCGCTGAGCCCGGGGCTGGGGGCGACGCCTCGCTGTACATCCTGCTCATCATGATCTTCTACGGCTGCCTGGCCGGGGGGCTCATCCTAGCCTACACCCGCTCGCGGAAGCTGGAGTCCAAGCACGACCCCTACCACCTCTACATCGAGCGCGACTGGGGCCGCGGCGGCCCGGGGCAGGCGGCCGAGGAGGGCGGCCCGGCCGAGGAGCAGCGGCCGCTGTGA